From one Bacteroides eggerthii genomic stretch:
- a CDS encoding carbon-nitrogen hydrolase family protein, which produces MDEMKINKVQIRNLQIEDYDQLAQSFTRVYSDGSDVFWTHKQIEKLIRIFPEGQIVTVVDEKIVGCALSIIVNYDDVKNDHTYAQVTGKETFNTHNPKGNILYGIEVFIHPQYRGLRLARRMYEYRKELCETLNLKAIMFGGRIPNYHKYADQIRPKEYIDKVKQKEIYDPVLTFQLSNDFHVRKVMRNYLPNDEESKHYACLLQWDNIYYQPPTQEYVSPKTTVRVGLVQWQMRTYKTLDDLFEQVEFFVDAVSDYKSDFVLFPEYFNAPLMAKFNDEGESEAIRGLAAYTNEIRERFVKLAISYNINIITGSMPFIKEEDGRLYNVGFLCRRDGTYEMYEKIHVTPDEIKSWGLSGGKSLQTFDTDCAKIGVLICYDVEFPELSRIMADQGMQILFVPFLTDTQNAYSRVKVCAHARAIENECFVVIAGSVGNLPRVHNMDIQYAQSGVFTPCDFAFPTDGKRAEATPNTEMILVSDVDLDLLNELHTYGSVRNLKDRRNDLYEVKMKK; this is translated from the coding sequence ATGGACGAAATGAAAATCAATAAAGTGCAGATTCGTAATTTGCAGATAGAAGATTACGACCAGTTGGCACAATCATTCACGCGCGTTTATTCAGACGGGAGTGACGTTTTTTGGACACACAAGCAGATAGAAAAGCTGATTCGCATCTTTCCCGAAGGACAGATAGTGACAGTTGTTGATGAGAAAATTGTGGGATGTGCGCTCTCCATTATAGTGAATTATGACGATGTAAAGAATGATCATACTTATGCCCAAGTTACAGGCAAGGAAACTTTCAACACTCACAATCCTAAGGGAAATATTCTCTATGGCATCGAAGTCTTTATTCATCCTCAATATCGCGGACTGCGCTTGGCACGCCGTATGTACGAATATCGCAAGGAACTCTGCGAAACGCTAAACCTGAAAGCCATCATGTTTGGCGGGCGTATTCCTAATTACCACAAGTATGCTGACCAAATACGTCCGAAAGAGTACATTGACAAAGTAAAACAAAAAGAAATTTACGACCCTGTATTGACATTCCAGTTGAGTAACGACTTTCATGTGCGTAAAGTGATGCGCAACTATCTTCCGAACGATGAAGAATCCAAACACTACGCTTGCCTCTTGCAGTGGGATAATATTTATTATCAGCCGCCTACACAGGAGTATGTCAGTCCGAAAACGACAGTACGCGTCGGCTTGGTGCAATGGCAGATGCGTACTTACAAAACATTGGATGATTTATTTGAGCAGGTGGAATTCTTTGTAGATGCCGTCTCCGACTATAAAAGCGACTTTGTTCTTTTTCCTGAATACTTCAATGCGCCGTTGATGGCAAAATTCAACGATGAAGGAGAGTCAGAAGCCATTCGCGGATTGGCGGCCTATACCAATGAAATCAGAGAACGGTTTGTGAAGTTGGCTATCAGTTACAACATAAATATCATTACAGGCAGTATGCCGTTCATCAAGGAAGAAGACGGGCGCCTGTATAATGTAGGTTTCCTTTGCCGTCGCGACGGAACATACGAAATGTATGAAAAAATACACGTTACTCCCGATGAAATAAAAAGTTGGGGCCTGAGTGGCGGTAAATCTTTGCAAACATTCGACACCGATTGTGCTAAAATCGGTGTTCTGATATGTTATGATGTGGAGTTTCCCGAACTTTCACGTATTATGGCAGACCAGGGCATGCAGATATTGTTTGTTCCCTTCCTTACCGATACACAAAATGCCTATTCGCGCGTCAAAGTATGTGCCCATGCCCGCGCCATTGAAAACGAGTGTTTCGTTGTTATAGCGGGTAGCGTGGGTAATCTTCCTCGTGTACACAATATGGATATACAGTATGCCCAATCGGGTGTATTTACTCCCTGCGACTTTGCTTTCCCCACTGACGGGAAGCGTGCCGAAGCCACTCCAAACACTGAAATGATTCTTGTATCCGATGTGGATTTGGATTTATTGAACGAGTTGCACACCTATGGCAGCGTCCGTAACCTGAAAGACCGCAGAAATGATTTGTATGAAGTAAAAATGAAGAAATAA
- the xylE gene encoding D-xylose transporter XylE — protein MNYTEKGSKIYLFSIVLVAVIGGLLFGYDTAVISGAEKGLQAFFMGADFEYTDAIHGITSSSALIGCIIGSAISGFFASRLGRKNSLFLAGILFFLSALGSYYPEFLFFEHGVPSYSLLVAFNFYRVLGGVGVGLASAICPMYIAEIAPSNIRGTLVSWNQFAIIFGQLVVYFVNFLILGSHANPVIDLVNGVNQIMNPEAAAWTTETGWRLMFVSEAVPAGLFALLVLLVPETPRYLAMCGKDEKALNVLSRINGSSQAKVILADIKATTEEKTEKLFTYGWMVIFIGIMLSVFQQAVGINAVLYFAPRIFETMGMANPMVQTVLMGVVNILFTLLAVFTVEKWGRKPLLISGSIGMAIGAFGVALCNIVTGLPAIISVISIMIYSASFMFSWGPICWVLISEIFPNTIRGAAVAIAVAFQWIFNFIVSSTFLPMYNMRLGEMGDKFGHMFAYALYGIICVVAAIFVWKLVPETKGKTLEDMTKLWKKRK, from the coding sequence ATGAATTATACAGAAAAAGGTAGTAAGATCTATCTCTTCTCTATTGTACTTGTGGCTGTCATTGGCGGTCTGCTTTTTGGTTACGATACAGCGGTTATCTCCGGTGCCGAAAAGGGGCTTCAAGCTTTCTTCATGGGAGCCGATTTTGAATACACAGACGCAATACATGGCATAACATCATCCAGTGCACTGATCGGTTGTATCATCGGTAGTGCTATTTCAGGCTTTTTTGCTTCCAGACTGGGGCGCAAAAACTCTCTTTTTTTGGCGGGTATCTTGTTTTTTCTATCTGCATTAGGCTCATACTATCCGGAATTCCTGTTCTTTGAGCATGGAGTTCCTTCATATTCCCTTTTGGTTGCATTCAATTTCTACCGGGTTTTGGGCGGTGTAGGGGTTGGACTGGCGTCTGCCATCTGTCCGATGTATATCGCTGAAATCGCTCCGAGCAATATTCGAGGAACATTGGTTTCGTGGAATCAGTTTGCGATTATCTTCGGCCAATTGGTAGTCTACTTTGTGAATTTCCTGATTTTGGGCAGCCATGCCAATCCTGTTATCGATTTGGTTAACGGAGTGAATCAGATTATGAACCCTGAAGCTGCCGCATGGACAACCGAAACAGGCTGGCGCTTGATGTTTGTCAGTGAAGCTGTACCTGCCGGATTATTCGCTTTGCTGGTACTGTTGGTTCCTGAAACTCCACGTTATCTTGCCATGTGCGGTAAGGATGAAAAAGCATTGAACGTACTAAGCCGCATCAACGGTTCTTCACAAGCTAAAGTTATCTTGGCCGATATTAAGGCTACTACCGAAGAAAAGACAGAAAAACTTTTCACTTACGGTTGGATGGTTATTTTCATCGGTATCATGTTGAGCGTGTTCCAACAGGCTGTCGGTATTAATGCGGTGCTTTATTTTGCACCTCGTATATTTGAGACAATGGGCATGGCAAATCCGATGGTACAGACTGTTCTTATGGGGGTTGTCAATATACTGTTTACTCTATTGGCCGTATTTACCGTTGAAAAATGGGGACGTAAACCGTTGCTCATCTCCGGTTCCATCGGTATGGCAATAGGGGCTTTCGGTGTAGCTCTTTGCAACATAGTGACAGGCCTTCCTGCTATCATATCGGTCATCAGCATTATGATTTACAGCGCTTCATTTATGTTTAGCTGGGGACCTATCTGCTGGGTACTGATTTCTGAGATCTTCCCGAATACCATTCGTGGCGCAGCAGTGGCTATTGCAGTTGCCTTCCAATGGATCTTCAATTTCATTGTTTCATCCACTTTCCTGCCGATGTACAACATGCGTCTTGGAGAAATGGGTGACAAGTTCGGACATATGTTCGCATACGCTCTTTACGGTATTATCTGTGTGGTGGCTGCTATCTTCGTATGGAAACTTGTTCCTGAAACGAAAGGTAAGACCCTGGAAGATATGACCAAACTTTGGAAGAAAAGGAAATAA
- the xylA gene encoding xylose isomerase, producing the protein MATKEYFPGIGKIKFEGKESKNPMAFRYYDAEKVIMGKKMKDWLKFAMAWWHTLCAEGGDQFGGGTKQFPWNGDADKVQAAKNKMDAGFEFMQKMGIEYYCFHDVDLCEEAATIEEYEANLKAIVAYAKQKQAETGIKLLWGTANVFSHARYMNGAATNPDFDVVARAAVQIKNAIDATIELGGTNYVFWGGREGYMSLLNTDQKREKEHLAQMLTLARDYARARGFKGTFLIEPKPMEPSKHQYDVDTETVIGFLKAHGLDKDFKVNIEVNHATLAGHTFEHELAVAVDNGMLGSIDANRGDYQNGWDTDQFPIDNYELTQAMMQIIRNDGLGNGGTNFDAKTRRNSTDLEDIFIAHIAGMDAMARALESAAKLLEESPYKKMLADRYASFDNGKGKEFEDGKLTLEDVVAYAKANGEPKQTSGKQELYEAIVNMYC; encoded by the coding sequence ATGGCAACAAAAGAGTATTTTCCCGGAATAGGAAAAATTAAATTCGAAGGTAAAGAAAGTAAGAACCCAATGGCTTTCCGCTACTATGATGCAGAAAAAGTCATCATGGGCAAGAAAATGAAAGACTGGTTGAAGTTTGCTATGGCATGGTGGCACACACTCTGCGCAGAAGGCGGCGACCAATTCGGTGGCGGTACCAAACAGTTCCCCTGGAATGGTGATGCTGATAAAGTACAGGCTGCCAAGAATAAGATGGACGCCGGATTCGAGTTCATGCAAAAAATGGGTATCGAATATTACTGCTTCCACGATGTTGACCTTTGCGAAGAAGCTGCTACTATTGAAGAATATGAAGCAAACCTGAAAGCAATCGTTGCTTATGCAAAGCAAAAACAAGCTGAAACCGGTATCAAACTGTTGTGGGGTACTGCTAACGTATTCAGTCACGCACGCTACATGAACGGTGCTGCTACCAATCCGGATTTTGATGTTGTAGCTCGTGCAGCTGTTCAAATTAAAAACGCTATTGATGCCACAATCGAACTTGGTGGTACGAATTATGTATTCTGGGGCGGACGTGAAGGTTACATGTCATTGCTGAATACCGATCAAAAACGCGAAAAAGAACATCTTGCACAAATGTTGACTCTGGCACGCGACTATGCTCGTGCACGTGGTTTCAAAGGTACATTCCTCATTGAACCGAAGCCAATGGAACCGTCCAAACATCAATATGATGTAGATACGGAAACTGTAATCGGATTCCTGAAAGCTCATGGTTTGGATAAAGATTTCAAAGTGAACATCGAAGTGAACCATGCTACATTGGCCGGCCACACTTTTGAACATGAACTTGCAGTTGCAGTAGATAACGGCATGTTAGGTTCTATTGACGCTAATCGTGGTGACTACCAGAACGGCTGGGATACAGACCAATTCCCTATCGACAACTACGAACTGACACAAGCTATGATGCAGATTATCCGCAACGATGGTTTGGGCAACGGTGGTACTAACTTTGATGCCAAGACCCGTCGTAACTCCACCGATCTTGAAGATATCTTCATCGCTCATATTGCCGGTATGGATGCAATGGCACGTGCTTTGGAGAGCGCTGCAAAATTGCTCGAAGAATCTCCTTACAAGAAAATGCTTGCAGACCGTTATGCTTCTTTTGACAACGGTAAGGGTAAGGAATTTGAAGATGGCAAGTTGACACTGGAAGATGTCGTAGCTTATGCCAAAGCTAATGGCGAACCGAAACAAACCAGCGGCAAGCAAGAATTGTACGAAGCAATCGTAAATATGTATTGCTAA
- a CDS encoding xylulokinase gives MYLLGYDIGSSSVKASLVNAESGKCVSSAFFPKTEAEIIAVKPGWAEQNPENWWENLKQATQAVLAESRVDAADIKAIGISYQMHGLVCVDKDQNVLRPAIIWCDSRAVPYGQKAFETLGEETCLSHLLNSPGNFTASKLAWIKENEPAIYEKIYKIMLPGDYIAMKLSGTICTTVSGLSEGMFWDFKNNQVADFLMKYYGFDHSLIADIKPTFSLQGLVNAAAAQELGLKEGTPITYRAGDQPNNALSLNVFNPGEIASTAGTSGVVYGVNGEVNYDPKSRVNTFAHVNHTTEQTRLGVLLCINGTGILNSWMKRTVAPEGISYSDMNVLAAQAPIGSAGLSILPFGNGAERMLENKEIGCSIQGINFNQHGKQHIIRAAQEGIVFSFKYGIDIMEQMGIPVQKIHAGKANMFLSPLFRETLAGVTGAVIELYDTDGSVGAAKGAGIGAGIYKDNNEAFATLEKLEIIEPKQADRQAYADAYARWKHCLDMNMK, from the coding sequence ATGTATTTATTAGGTTATGACATCGGCAGCTCGTCCGTAAAAGCGAGTTTGGTAAACGCAGAAAGCGGTAAATGTGTATCTTCTGCATTCTTTCCGAAAACAGAAGCGGAGATTATTGCTGTAAAACCGGGTTGGGCGGAACAAAACCCGGAAAACTGGTGGGAAAATTTGAAACAGGCAACACAGGCTGTACTGGCAGAATCGCGCGTGGATGCAGCAGATATCAAAGCTATCGGCATCTCTTACCAAATGCATGGACTGGTATGCGTTGACAAAGACCAGAATGTATTGCGTCCGGCAATCATCTGGTGTGACTCCAGAGCAGTTCCCTATGGACAAAAAGCATTTGAAACACTGGGAGAAGAAACGTGCCTCTCTCATCTGCTGAATTCTCCGGGCAATTTTACTGCATCTAAGCTCGCGTGGATAAAGGAAAACGAACCGGCTATCTACGAGAAAATATACAAAATCATGTTACCGGGCGATTATATCGCAATGAAACTAAGCGGTACAATTTGCACCACTGTGTCAGGCTTGTCGGAAGGCATGTTTTGGGATTTCAAGAACAACCAAGTAGCAGATTTCCTGATGAAGTATTATGGCTTTGACCATTCACTGATAGCTGACATCAAACCAACCTTCTCCTTGCAAGGACTTGTTAATGCTGCCGCTGCGCAGGAACTGGGCCTGAAAGAAGGTACGCCTATAACATATCGTGCCGGTGACCAACCGAACAATGCCTTGTCACTGAATGTGTTTAACCCCGGTGAAATAGCATCTACGGCAGGTACATCGGGAGTTGTCTATGGCGTGAACGGTGAAGTGAATTATGATCCGAAGTCACGTGTCAACACCTTTGCGCACGTTAATCATACAACAGAACAAACTCGTTTAGGAGTTCTTTTATGCATCAACGGCACAGGCATCCTTAACTCATGGATGAAACGGACCGTTGCTCCCGAGGGTATCTCTTACAGCGATATGAATGTTCTTGCCGCCCAAGCTCCTATCGGAAGTGCAGGTCTCAGTATTCTGCCTTTCGGTAACGGCGCCGAACGTATGTTGGAAAACAAGGAAATAGGTTGCTCCATTCAAGGCATAAACTTCAATCAGCATGGCAAACAGCACATAATTCGGGCTGCCCAGGAAGGAATTGTGTTCTCCTTTAAATATGGTATTGATATAATGGAGCAAATGGGTATTCCTGTGCAAAAAATCCATGCAGGCAAGGCCAATATGTTCCTCAGCCCGTTGTTCCGCGAAACATTGGCGGGTGTAACAGGAGCGGTAATCGAGCTTTATGATACTGACGGTTCGGTGGGCGCAGCAAAAGGTGCAGGTATAGGCGCAGGCATCTATAAGGATAATAACGAAGCTTTTGCAACGTTGGAAAAATTGGAAATCATAGAACCGAAACAAGCCGACCGTCAAGCCTATGCAGATGCGTATGCACGCTGGAAGCACTGTTTGGACATGAACATGAAATAA
- a CDS encoding NrtR DNA-binding winged helix domain-containing protein, which yields MQNMEHNTPLANNHISVDCVVIGFDGEQLKVLLIKRAGEEEGEVFHDMKLPGSLIYMDEDLDEAAQRVLNELTGLKNVNLMQFKAFGSKNRTKDPKDVHWLERAMQSKVERIVTIAYLSLVKIDRALNRDLDNYMADWVALPNIKALAFDHNLIIKEAITYIRQYIEFNPSSLFDLLPRKFTASQLRTLYELLYDKQIDVRNFHKKIALMEYVVPLEEKQQGVAHRAARYYRFDKKIYNKVRR from the coding sequence ATGCAAAACATGGAACATAACACGCCATTGGCAAACAATCATATTTCCGTAGATTGTGTGGTGATAGGTTTTGACGGAGAGCAGCTAAAGGTGTTGCTGATTAAACGGGCAGGAGAGGAAGAGGGAGAAGTCTTCCATGATATGAAACTTCCCGGCAGCCTGATTTATATGGATGAGGATTTGGATGAAGCAGCCCAAAGGGTGTTGAATGAATTGACCGGACTCAAAAATGTAAATCTGATGCAATTCAAAGCGTTCGGCTCCAAAAACCGTACCAAAGATCCCAAGGATGTGCATTGGTTGGAACGTGCTATGCAGTCCAAAGTTGAGCGCATTGTGACAATAGCATATCTTTCACTGGTGAAAATAGATAGAGCACTGAATCGTGATTTGGACAACTATATGGCTGATTGGGTGGCGCTGCCGAATATAAAAGCGTTGGCTTTCGATCATAACCTTATTATAAAAGAAGCGATAACTTATATCCGTCAATATATAGAGTTCAACCCGTCATCATTGTTTGATTTGCTTCCACGCAAATTTACTGCGTCACAACTTCGTACTTTGTATGAGTTGCTGTACGACAAACAGATTGATGTGCGTAACTTCCACAAAAAAATAGCCCTAATGGAATATGTAGTGCCTTTGGAAGAGAAACAGCAAGGCGTTGCCCACCGCGCAGCACGATATTATCGCTTTGACAAGAAGATTTATAATAAAGTGAGACGATAA
- the fabD gene encoding ACP S-malonyltransferase: MKAFVFPGQGAQFVGMGKDLYENSALAKELFEKANDILGYRITDIMFNGTDEDLRQTKVTQPAVFLHSVISALCMGDDFKPEMTAGHSLGEFSALVAAGALSFEDGLKLVYARAMAMQKACEAQPSTMAAIIALPDEKVEEICAQVSAEGEVCVAANYNCPGQIVISGSIEGINKACELMKAAGAKRALPLKVGGAFHSPLMDPAKVELEAAINATDVHAPKCPVYQNVDALPHTDPAEIKKNLVAQLTASVRWTQTVKNMVADGATDFTECGPGAVLQGLVKKIDSSVSAHGIA; encoded by the coding sequence ATGAAAGCATTTGTATTTCCGGGTCAAGGTGCTCAGTTCGTAGGAATGGGAAAAGACCTGTACGAAAATTCGGCTTTAGCCAAAGAACTTTTTGAAAAAGCAAATGATATTCTCGGATATCGTATCACAGATATCATGTTCAACGGTACGGATGAAGATCTGCGTCAGACCAAAGTAACACAGCCTGCCGTATTCCTTCACTCTGTTATCTCTGCACTTTGCATGGGAGATGACTTCAAGCCCGAAATGACTGCGGGTCATTCACTCGGTGAGTTTTCCGCATTGGTGGCAGCCGGGGCATTGAGCTTTGAAGATGGCCTGAAGCTGGTTTACGCTCGTGCAATGGCTATGCAAAAGGCTTGTGAAGCACAGCCTTCCACTATGGCCGCCATCATTGCTCTGCCGGACGAAAAAGTTGAAGAAATCTGTGCACAGGTAAGTGCGGAAGGTGAGGTTTGTGTTGCTGCCAATTATAACTGTCCGGGACAAATCGTTATCTCCGGTTCTATCGAGGGTATCAACAAGGCCTGCGAACTGATGAAGGCTGCCGGTGCAAAGCGTGCTTTGCCTTTGAAGGTAGGCGGCGCTTTCCATTCTCCACTCATGGATCCTGCCAAAGTAGAGTTGGAAGCTGCTATCAACGCTACTGACGTTCATGCTCCGAAATGTCCGGTTTATCAGAATGTAGATGCTCTGCCCCATACTGATCCGGCCGAAATCAAAAAGAACCTCGTTGCTCAGTTGACAGCTTCCGTACGTTGGACACAGACGGTAAAGAACATGGTTGCCGATGGTGCCACTGACTTTACGGAATGTGGTCCGGGCGCAGTATTGCAAGGTCTTGTTAAGAAGATCGACAGCAGTGTATCTGCTCATGGAATTGCATAA
- a CDS encoding DUF6562 domain-containing protein, whose translation MKKYHLYLWIVALVGLMTACSQDEAAGPQTYEPTSVTLSASVDRNIQTRAITMPSDYKLRYILEVWTTGETPVLKLRKEELKEDFSGVDFTFDLTDAGDYNALLWADFIQAQITTPTKQTISGFECDHYKDLNYKTTDNLKNIIRTPAGNIPTLHNDAFCACHPISKKTGAYSGNVQLVRPFGQINIIEKNADTLAKVKQTKAVFNVPKGYNVENGTPTSETEEATRYANMHSMSGSGNDCTANLLYDYIFAPSTGQTTLGEIKLTFISSDETLQIGDFTIPANMPVERNKRTNISGHIVSVSDAPSNSAKLSVTVSDGWSTDLIEKDADVGNYYYEDGTWSTIFNDQKKCIGIVYEVNAGGRSGKIVGLTQINSIDKKPWSTENIVTGATNTTDGRVNMTTIAELITNSGGSKIWDTYPAFKWVTEQNNNTGNWDAANDKWYIPAIDELSAFYTAYNTYGKDNFNAKITTAGGTVFYNTSYYSSSTESSNTQYYHTQFNNGNTGTQDKINNNVVRCIRKF comes from the coding sequence ATGAAAAAGTATCATCTTTACCTTTGGATCGTCGCCCTCGTGGGGCTGATGACCGCGTGCAGCCAGGACGAAGCCGCCGGGCCGCAGACCTATGAACCCACCAGCGTAACCCTCAGCGCAAGCGTGGACCGGAACATACAGACACGGGCTATAACCATGCCGAGTGATTACAAACTGCGCTACATCCTCGAAGTATGGACAACGGGCGAAACTCCGGTACTTAAACTCCGCAAAGAAGAACTGAAAGAGGACTTCAGCGGAGTGGACTTCACTTTCGATCTGACCGATGCCGGAGACTACAACGCACTCCTGTGGGCGGACTTTATTCAAGCGCAAATAACAACACCGACAAAACAAACTATTTCCGGGTTTGAGTGTGACCACTATAAGGACCTGAACTACAAGACCACCGACAACCTGAAAAATATAATCCGTACCCCTGCGGGCAATATACCAACTTTGCATAATGACGCTTTCTGTGCCTGTCATCCAATCAGCAAGAAAACCGGGGCTTATTCCGGCAATGTGCAGCTTGTCCGTCCGTTCGGGCAAATCAATATCATCGAAAAGAATGCGGATACGCTTGCTAAAGTAAAACAGACAAAAGCCGTTTTCAATGTTCCTAAAGGCTACAACGTCGAAAACGGTACGCCCACCAGCGAGACAGAAGAAGCCACGAGGTATGCAAACATGCATTCGATGAGCGGTTCTGGAAATGACTGTACCGCCAACCTTCTCTACGACTACATCTTTGCCCCCTCCACCGGGCAGACCACACTGGGCGAAATCAAACTGACATTTATCAGTAGTGACGAAACTCTTCAAATCGGAGATTTCACCATCCCCGCCAATATGCCCGTTGAGCGCAACAAGCGCACCAACATCAGCGGACACATTGTTTCAGTTTCCGATGCGCCGAGCAACAGCGCCAAGCTCTCCGTAACGGTGAGCGACGGCTGGAGCACCGACCTGATAGAAAAAGATGCCGACGTGGGCAACTACTATTACGAGGACGGCACATGGTCTACTATCTTTAATGATCAAAAGAAGTGCATCGGCATCGTGTACGAAGTGAATGCTGGCGGCAGGAGCGGTAAGATTGTGGGGCTGACGCAGATCAATAGTATTGATAAAAAGCCATGGAGCACAGAGAATATCGTAACGGGAGCAACCAATACAACCGACGGTCGGGTAAATATGACAACCATCGCTGAGTTGATTACAAATTCGGGTGGCAGCAAGATCTGGGATACTTACCCTGCCTTCAAGTGGGTGACAGAGCAGAACAATAACACCGGCAACTGGGATGCCGCAAATGACAAGTGGTATATCCCTGCCATAGATGAGTTAAGCGCATTTTACACAGCTTATAATACTTACGGTAAAGATAACTTCAATGCTAAGATAACCACAGCAGGTGGAACAGTGTTCTACAACACCTCCTACTATTCGAGTTCGACGGAGAGCAGTAACACCCAGTACTATCATACGCAGTTCAACAACGGCAACACGGGCACCCAAGATAAAATAAACAACAACGTAGTGCGTTGCATCCGTAAATTTTAA